The following is a genomic window from Dioscorea cayenensis subsp. rotundata cultivar TDr96_F1 chromosome 10, TDr96_F1_v2_PseudoChromosome.rev07_lg8_w22 25.fasta, whole genome shotgun sequence.
AAACACCACACATTCTCTCTCTTATATAACGAGtcctttgtcttctttctctctctcgtcGGAGCTTGAAGGTCCATCAATGGAGTTCTATGCCTTCGTTTGGGCTTTGATGATTCTAGGGTTTGGGAGCAGTGGAACGAAGCGTAGCTCCATGGCGCTCACGCCGGATGGGCTCACGTTGCTGACGTTCAAAGCGGCGGTGAGCTCCGACCCGGCCAATGCCTTGGTGACGTGGAACGAGGATGATGAGGATCCTTGCCGATGGCCGGGAGTTTCGTGCGCTAACATTAGTGGGAATCCTCGTGTCGTTGGCGTCGCCGTCTCCGGCAAGAACCTCTCCGGCTATATCCCGTCGGAGCTCGGCTCTCTCCTCTATCTCCGCCGCCTTAATCTTCATGGAAATCGCCTCTCAGGTCACATTCCGTCCGAGCTCTTCAATGCTACTTCCCTTCATTCGCTCTTCTTGTATGATAACAACCTCTCCGGCTCCATCCCTCCGTCTCTCTGCGATCTCCCCCGGCTCCAAAACCTCGATCTATCCAAGAATTCCATCTCCGGCACGATCCCACTTGATCTCCGTCACTGCCGGCAGCTCCAGCGGTTGTTACTCGCTCGAAACCGTATTTACGGTGAGATCCCTGCCGGGATCTGGCCGGAGATGGAGAGTCTCTCTCAGCTTGACCTCTCTTCCAATCAATTCAACGGATCGATCCCGACGGACCTTGGCGAACTCGGATCCCTCGTCGGCACACTCAACCTCTCCCACAATCACTTCTCCGGTGAGATCCCGACTTCTCTCGGCCGCCTCCCGCCGGACGTCAGCCTCGACCTCCGGTTCAACAACCTCTCCGGCGAGATCCCGCAGACTGGATCTCTCGTCAACCAAGGTCCCACTGCTTTTCTCAACAACCCACTCCTCTGCGGATTCCCACTCCAAAACCCCTGTCAGAACAACGTGGCCCCAGCACCACCTGGGGGACAGATTCCATCTCCGACAACGGGTACCCCACCGGAGAAACACGGGCTCCGTCCAGGTCTCATCATCCTGATCTCCATCGCCGATGCAGTCGGCGTAGCCCTAATCGGGCTGATCGCTGTCTACGTGTACTGGAAGGTGAAGGACCAGGGCAACGGCTGCAGCTGCACCGGCCGGAGCAAGCTAGGTGGCGATGGCAACAGTGCGATCTGTGGATGCTGGCGGGCTGGGATTGGTTCAGATGAAGGGGAATCGGATAAGGgagatggaggaggaggaggaggaggtggagaaGGAGAACTGGTAGCTATAGACAAAGGATTCTCATTCGAATTGGATGAGCTATTGAGGGCATCAGCGTACGTGCTGGGGAAGAGTGGGTTGGGAATTGTATACAAGGTGGTGCTGGGCAACGGCATTCCAGTGGCGGTGAGGAGGTTGGGGGAGGGTGGGGCGCAGAGATACAAGGAGTTCTCGGCGGAGGCGCAGGCAATTGGAAGAGTGAAGCACCCGAACATAGTGCGGCTCAGAGCGTACTATTGGGCGCAGGATGAGAAGCTTCTCATCACTGACTTCATTTCCAATGGGAATTTGGCTACTGCTCTTCGAGGTTAGTACtactactctctctctctctctctctctctgttccTCTTATTTCCCtccattttctctcttttttatttatttattaatttcttgattGAATCCTTTTCCAATCTGAATGCTAATTCGTTTttatcaatgaaaacaaaaaaataaaatgaaaattgctagttttgattttaaatatttgaaacaaaatctgAAATAAAGAGTAGAAAtgcttcttaaaaaaaaaattttggttttgtaGTTTGGGGATATAGTTAGTAATTGTCCATtctgaattaattttttgttttaacttgAATAaagttttctatatattttttattatatctatATCACTAGATGGAGATGGTTAGGCCTCTGTTTGGGAATGGACCACTTAGCCTGTTAATTATGTtctaaagaaaattgaaaacaaaaatgcaAAATGATATCTTATTGCATAGATTAAACCCTTTAATTTGGGATTGACATACTTGAATTTAAATGGAAATACTTCACAAGATGTTTCTGCCTCTTTTTATACTTAATTACAGTTAGTCATATAGCTTAGCACAATTTAGATAGTGTTTACACTTTACATAGAGAATAAGAAAggatgaattatatatatatatatatatatatatagaaaggtAGAAAGGTTATCTTTTGCTTTTGATTGGGATAATCAGTGGACACCTTGTGTGAGAGTCATTGAGCGCAGGCTTTATTGTCAAAGGTGACCCTTTGAGTAGGCTAAAGAAGTTGCAAAAGTGTAGGTGGAAACAAAGGGGTTAGACTGGTTAGTCCTTTTGAGTGGTATCAAAGTTTGAACCATGAAAGGTTGTTGAGCAGCTTTCCTATTCTTATATGGagtagatttatatatatttgtaaaggAAACTAAAAGAAAGAGGTGGGCTGGTGGTGGAAAGAACCATTTGAGCTATAAggaatctttttcatttttcttagtGTCAGGACTGTTTTGTCTCAAGGACTGATGAATGTCCTTTTGTTGGCTACCCACCGCTCATCCTTCTTCAATATGTTCACGAGGCAATTGGGTTTATGTGTGCTTTGTGCTTTCTAGTTTCAGTGTCAATGACCGGTAACCAACGATCAAGTGGTCTGTTGGTAGTCGGATCTCTAATGAAACCCTTCATAAGTGGTAGAGTTCGAATATTAAATGAGAGTGCATTTCTGGGAGTGAGTAGTGGTTATGTGCGGGTGATCCCAGCACTTATGTGTGCGCGGACCCACTCTCACTTGCTCCGTTGAGATTTGTGCATGTCTGCCTTTTCTTAACTGCTGAGACGCTCATTTTTGGAAAAACACTAATGACTGGTTTCAAACTTGGTCACATTGCCTCATTAGGTTGCCTGgtatttatggtttttattaaaataatggaTGATAAGATAAGATCTTTGCTTTTTTGACATTTAGGTAATGTTACCATTTATAAACTGTGATGTTGCTCTTCTCATCATGACCTCTTCCTTTATTAGCTGTAGCCTTTTATAATAagaaattagtatatatatataatcctctGCATGGTAGTTGATTAGGTTATGAAAAGTTAGGTTACATTGGATTTAAGactttgattgtttgaatttgtttcaaattgaaaaaaagaccagaatttaatttaattaatattaaatattagtatgttttaaaacaatattagaaaaatatatttattttgttaatttaggGTGTTTTATTGTCCCACCATTTAAAAACcatcataatataaaatttaaaacaatttttttttttaaaaaaaaccaacatataCCTTTCTTTTCTGTTTTAATGTAAGCTCAACAATATCATGTCCTCactttatatattataaataaaagatcGAATATGCCGTGAGGCCAACATATACTTCTAGAAATATTCCcacataattcattttttttaaaaaataataataaataaataaataaataaaaaaataaatgcaggAAGGGCAGGGCAAGGAAGTATAACATGGAACGCAAGGCTAAAGATAATAAAAGGAACAGGTCGAGGTTTATCTCATCTCCACGAATGCAATCCCCGGAAGTTCGTCCATGGCGACATCAAACCATCCAACATCCTCCTCGACGCCGACTACAATCCCTACATCTCTGACTTCGGTCTCATCCGCCTCATCTCCATCGCCGGCAACGAagccccctcctcctcctcctccggtACCCCCGGTGGCTTCATCGGCGCCGCTCTCCCCATCTCCAAATCCGCCCCTCTCGATCGCCCTAACCCTTACCGTGCGCCGGAATCTAGGTTTCCCACCGCGCGCCCGTCCCAGAAGTCCGATGTCTACTCTTTTGGGCTTATCCTCTTTGAGATGCTCACCGGGAAGCCGCCGGAATTCTCGTCCCCGGCGACGCCGTCGACTTCGACGGCGGGGAGTGATGGGGTGCCGGAGCTTGTTAGATGGGTGAGGAGATGCTTCGATGAGGCGAAGCCATTGTCGGAGATTCTGGATCCGGTGTTGGTTAGAGAGGTGCAGGCGAAGAAGGAGGTGCTGGGGGTTTTCCACGTGGCGATCTCGTGCACGGATTCGGATCCCGAGGCACGGCCGAGAATGAAGGCGGTGTCTGAGACTCTTGATAGGATTGGTGGTACATGATCAGATCGAGCATTACATAGTGTTAATTgagatgatgaaaatgatgaagataGCGATGGTATatgaagattgaagagggtctttgtttttttaatgattattgttcttatttttattttattttattttctttattatttttttttttaggattaTGAATGAATATTACATATAGTCTCAATtatcaagaatatatatatatatataaggaccaGTCTATTAAAAATGTTAGTAGATAATAATTCTACGAACAATCCTATATCAACCATTGGATATGAATCCAATGGTAGATCATCCAGTGGTGTAAACAGTAATTTACACAGTTAAATTCACCCACTTCTTTTTAAAGCAGTGTGCAATCTTCAACCACTTCTTATgcctgaattttttttaataaagtagataaataatattatatttaaaaaagaaaatgtacggcatttaaaaacataaatagtgATATTCTAATGTATCCAAATAACTCTCGATCATGAGAatgcttaaaataaatatattgatatttattaaatacaTAAAGAAGGATGACCATTGGTTAAAATATTGAGACCAAAATCAGCTTTAACCCTTGTTTAAATACCATCAATCTATTATTGTATGCTAACTATTTCATgtttctacatatatatatccatacatTATTTAAAGGCATACAACACTCAATAACTTTTAAGACGCATTCTCTAGGCCGCTTTATAACATACTCAAATGCCCAAATACAAAACCAATAATGGTGCTTTTTATTACCTGAATGATACAATGAGACGGAGTCAATGAGCCTGCCTCTCTTCTACACACACTTATCCTGCGTCAAactaaatcaaacaaacaaacaaacaaaatctagAAAAATCTCTCATCTCCAAATTACACAAATTAGAACTTAGAACAGATCCTTATACACATATTGAacatgatcttcttcttctaagtCATGCCATTTCTTGCTTGCTTGCACAGGTGCAGTTTGCTCGTTCTTCGGTGAGTTTCTGTGAAACAAGACCCAAAGGCAGATGATGTTGATCATCAAATCAAGTGATACAATTACAATGTAATGGTTTCTTTGAAAATCATACTTTCAtggtattaaatataaattgttcAAATTAATGGCAAAAAAAAGTTCCAACTCAATTAGGAATAATATGTAAAGAGAAGTTTGGAGTTCCTCACATTTGTAAAATGCTAAAGAATCAAAATGAATTACTAAAACATGAGATCGAGATATCAGGAAATAGAAGAGCCAAAATAATGCAGTTACAATACGAATAACTTGAAAACAAATTGGGTAGCCTGGTCTACATGCATCTGTTCATTCAAAGAATATTTCATTTGTACTCTAAACACACAATTTTCTTGCATCACCACTAATATTGCTGGCAACGATGTGAATTAActaaaaaactaagaaaatcaTGTAAGAACAGTAACTTTTGATGGCATAAGGATACAGACAGGCTAAAGAAATCTAAAATTCCTTGCAAACAAAATAATCTTGTAATCAAGAGAGGCATTAGAAAATAAGTGATTCAAACACACCTGAACTTGGCCTTGCAGTGTCTTGATGTGCTGAACAGCCAAATCTAGCATATCTGATGTGTTTGTTTGCTGTAAGAATTCAGCAAGCAGATTATAAACCagtattcatttcattaattTGATAATACTAGTCTTTTGAGGAAAAGATTTAGTGAAGTGTTATACTATGATGCAGAGCTAGACCTCGTCTTTTGACAATTTATATAGAATCATACAATCGACACCTACGCATGAAAAACCATACCTTGTCCATATTAGGAACAAGTTCTTGCAGCTTTCTCAACTTTTCACTGATTCTTGTTCTCCTCTCCTGAAATTGAACACATAATAACATTGCAATAGTTGGACACACATTTAACAATCAAAAGTATGAGGAAAATTCCAAATAAAGCTGGAAAGGACATGCTTATTGATTTAAGTCATTAACTCACTTTTTCTAAATGATAATATGCATAATATAGGCAATGATACTTTCTAGCTTCTCAATTGTTTTCAACTGCTTCACAACATTTATCATACATTCATATTAAAAATCGAATGGATAATTTGGAGCGCTATAATACTTTTGGATCCTGGAAAATTTACCCTCTCGGCTATGCTTCTAGGATGTGTTGCGCATCCACGCTTGGCTCTGATCTTAAAAGGGAAGAAATCTTGCTGGCCTTGGAGGAGCTTCTCCACGCTGGCCATCTCGAGTGATGTTTTTGGCAGGCTAAACTGAAGAGCATTAATAATGATTTAGATACATGATTTTGTGATCCATTAAAATAGgtagaagaaagaaataaatgaatagtaatccttgtatttaaaaacataaagctAACCGGGGACAGGAGAATAAATAAACAGCTCGAAAGAACTAAAGCAATTCAGCTATTGTACAGCATGAATCACCAAAAATGCAGTCACATGATAAATAGTGCAAAATGTTGTTccctactatatatatatatatagggtactattctttaaaaatgtttgaTAATAGCCGTTAAATTATCATCTAATAACTGTAGTA
Proteins encoded in this region:
- the LOC120270656 gene encoding receptor protein kinase-like protein ZAR1, whose protein sequence is MEFYAFVWALMILGFGSSGTKRSSMALTPDGLTLLTFKAAVSSDPANALVTWNEDDEDPCRWPGVSCANISGNPRVVGVAVSGKNLSGYIPSELGSLLYLRRLNLHGNRLSGHIPSELFNATSLHSLFLYDNNLSGSIPPSLCDLPRLQNLDLSKNSISGTIPLDLRHCRQLQRLLLARNRIYGEIPAGIWPEMESLSQLDLSSNQFNGSIPTDLGELGSLVGTLNLSHNHFSGEIPTSLGRLPPDVSLDLRFNNLSGEIPQTGSLVNQGPTAFLNNPLLCGFPLQNPCQNNVAPAPPGGQIPSPTTGTPPEKHGLRPGLIILISIADAVGVALIGLIAVYVYWKVKDQGNGCSCTGRSKLGGDGNSAICGCWRAGIGSDEGESDKGDGGGGGGGGEGELVAIDKGFSFELDELLRASAYVLGKSGLGIVYKVVLGNGIPVAVRRLGEGGAQRYKEFSAEAQAIGRVKHPNIVRLRAYYWAQDEKLLITDFISNGNLATALRGRAGQGSITWNARLKIIKGTGRGLSHLHECNPRKFVHGDIKPSNILLDADYNPYISDFGLIRLISIAGNEAPSSSSSGTPGGFIGAALPISKSAPLDRPNPYRAPESRFPTARPSQKSDVYSFGLILFEMLTGKPPEFSSPATPSTSTAGSDGVPELVRWVRRCFDEAKPLSEILDPVLVREVQAKKEVLGVFHVAISCTDSDPEARPRMKAVSETLDRIGGT